The Ensifer adhaerens genome contains a region encoding:
- the carB gene encoding carbamoyl-phosphate synthase large subunit, with product MPKRQDIKSILIIGAGPIVIGQACEFDYSGTQACKALKEEGYRVILVNSNPATIMTDPGLADATYVEPITPEVVAKIIAKERPDALLPTMGGQTALNTALSLRRMGVLDRYNVEMIGAKPDAIDKAEDRALFREAMAKIGLETPKSRLANATDIKDHDRKTHEAERAELKSRLSGAELDKALDDLENQWNLGEGDRKQRYMNHAMAIAAQALDDVGLPAIIRPSFTLGGTGGGIAYNRTEFFDIVGSGLDASPTTEVLIEESVLGWKEYEMEVVRDTADNCIIICSIENIDPMGVHTGDSITVAPALTLTDKEYQIMRNASIAVLREIGVETGGSNVQFAVNPKDGRLVVIEMNPRVSRSSALASKATGFPIAKIAAKLAIGYTLDELDNDITGGATPASFEPSIDYVVTKIPRFAFEKFPGASPVLTTAMKSVGEVMAIGRTFAESLQKALRGLETGLTGLDEIEIPDMDENGDGRNAIRAAIGTPTPDRLRMVAQALRFGMSEAEVHEASKIDPWFIAQFKAIVDMEARIREHGLPADAENLRMLKAMGFSDARLATLGGKRPKEVAELRNALNVRPVYKRIDTCAAEFASPTAYMYSTYETPFVGAARSEAEVSDRKKVVILGGGPNRIGQGIEFDYCCCHAAFALKDAGYEAIMINCNPETVSTDYDTSDRLYFEPLTAEDVIEIMRAEQEKGELVGVIVQFGGQTPLKLAEALEKNGIPILGTAPDAIDLAEDRDRFQKLLMKLDLNQPNNGIAYSVEQARLVAAEIGFPLVVRPSYVLGGRAMQIIHSESMLQSYLLDTVPGLVPEDIKQRYPNDKTGQINTLLGKNPLLFDSYLTNATEVDVDCLCDGKDVFVSGIMEHIEEAGIHSGDSACSLPVHTLDKDMVDELERQTAALAKALNVGGLMNVQFAIKDGTIYVLEVNPRASRTVPFVAKTIGAPIAKIAARVMTGEALDVAIAAYGEKPDPRNLKHIAVKEAVFPFARFPGVDTLLGPEMRSTGEVIGLDTDYALAFAKSQLGAGVDLPRDGTVFVSVRDEDKTRVLPAIRILVDIGFKVMATSGTARFLGEHGIAATKINKVQEGRPHVEDAIRNRHVQLVINTTDGNKAISDSKSLRRATLMQKVPYYTTMSGAEAAAHAIKALKAGSLEVRPLQSYFKA from the coding sequence ATGCCGAAGCGCCAAGATATCAAGTCCATTCTTATCATCGGCGCGGGGCCGATCGTCATCGGTCAGGCTTGCGAATTCGACTATTCCGGCACCCAGGCCTGTAAGGCGCTGAAGGAGGAAGGCTACCGCGTCATCCTCGTCAACTCCAACCCGGCGACGATCATGACCGATCCGGGTCTGGCGGACGCAACCTATGTCGAGCCGATCACCCCGGAAGTCGTCGCCAAGATCATCGCCAAGGAGCGCCCGGACGCGCTGCTGCCGACCATGGGCGGCCAGACTGCGCTCAACACGGCGCTCTCGCTGCGCCGCATGGGCGTTCTCGACCGCTACAATGTCGAGATGATCGGCGCCAAGCCGGACGCCATCGACAAGGCCGAAGACCGCGCCCTCTTCCGCGAAGCCATGGCGAAGATCGGCCTCGAAACGCCGAAGTCGCGGCTGGCGAATGCCACCGACATCAAGGACCATGACCGCAAGACGCACGAGGCCGAGCGCGCCGAACTGAAGAGCCGGCTTTCCGGCGCCGAGCTCGACAAGGCGCTCGATGACCTCGAGAACCAGTGGAACCTTGGCGAAGGCGACCGCAAGCAGCGCTACATGAACCACGCGATGGCGATTGCCGCGCAGGCGCTTGACGATGTCGGCCTGCCCGCCATCATCCGTCCGTCCTTCACGCTCGGCGGTACCGGCGGCGGCATTGCCTATAACCGCACGGAATTCTTCGACATCGTCGGCAGCGGTCTCGATGCGTCGCCGACCACCGAAGTGCTGATCGAAGAATCGGTGCTCGGCTGGAAGGAGTACGAGATGGAAGTGGTCCGCGACACGGCGGACAACTGCATCATCATCTGCTCGATCGAAAACATCGACCCCATGGGCGTGCACACCGGTGATTCGATCACCGTTGCGCCGGCGCTGACGCTGACCGATAAAGAATATCAGATCATGCGCAACGCCTCGATCGCGGTTCTGCGCGAGATCGGCGTCGAGACCGGCGGCTCGAACGTGCAGTTCGCCGTCAATCCGAAGGACGGCCGTCTCGTCGTCATCGAAATGAACCCGCGCGTGTCGCGCTCGTCGGCCCTCGCCTCCAAGGCGACCGGCTTCCCGATCGCCAAGATCGCGGCGAAGCTTGCGATCGGTTACACCCTCGACGAACTCGACAACGACATCACCGGCGGCGCGACCCCGGCCTCGTTCGAACCGTCGATCGACTACGTCGTCACCAAGATCCCGCGCTTCGCCTTTGAAAAATTCCCGGGCGCATCGCCGGTTCTGACCACCGCCATGAAGTCGGTCGGCGAAGTCATGGCGATCGGCCGTACCTTTGCCGAATCGCTGCAGAAGGCGCTGCGCGGCCTCGAGACCGGCCTTACCGGCCTCGACGAAATCGAAATCCCCGACATGGACGAGAACGGCGATGGCCGTAACGCCATTCGTGCGGCGATCGGCACGCCGACGCCGGACCGACTGCGCATGGTTGCGCAGGCGCTGCGCTTTGGCATGAGCGAAGCCGAGGTTCACGAGGCGAGCAAGATCGACCCGTGGTTCATCGCCCAGTTCAAGGCGATCGTCGACATGGAAGCGCGCATCCGCGAGCACGGCCTGCCTGCCGATGCCGAGAACCTGCGCATGCTGAAGGCGATGGGCTTCTCCGACGCCCGCCTCGCAACGCTCGGCGGCAAGCGCCCGAAGGAAGTGGCGGAACTGCGCAATGCGCTTAATGTCCGCCCGGTCTACAAGCGCATCGACACCTGCGCTGCCGAATTCGCCTCGCCGACCGCCTACATGTACTCGACCTACGAAACGCCTTTCGTCGGTGCCGCCCGCTCGGAAGCTGAAGTGTCTGACCGCAAGAAGGTCGTCATTCTCGGCGGCGGTCCGAACCGCATCGGTCAGGGCATCGAGTTCGACTATTGCTGCTGCCACGCCGCCTTCGCGCTGAAGGATGCCGGCTACGAAGCGATCATGATCAACTGCAACCCGGAAACGGTCTCGACCGACTACGACACCTCCGACCGCCTCTACTTCGAACCGCTGACGGCCGAGGACGTGATCGAGATCATGCGCGCCGAGCAGGAAAAGGGCGAACTCGTCGGCGTCATCGTCCAGTTCGGTGGCCAGACGCCGCTGAAGCTCGCCGAAGCGCTGGAAAAGAACGGCATCCCGATCCTCGGCACGGCACCCGACGCGATCGACCTTGCCGAAGACCGCGACCGCTTCCAGAAGCTTCTGATGAAGCTCGACCTCAACCAGCCTAACAATGGCATTGCCTACTCGGTCGAGCAGGCCCGCCTCGTCGCTGCCGAAATCGGCTTCCCGCTGGTCGTGCGCCCGTCCTACGTTCTCGGCGGCCGCGCCATGCAGATCATCCATTCGGAAAGCATGCTGCAGAGCTACCTGCTCGACACGGTTCCGGGCCTCGTTCCTGAGGACATCAAGCAGCGCTATCCGAACGACAAGACCGGCCAGATCAACACGCTGCTCGGCAAGAATCCGCTGCTGTTCGACAGCTACCTGACCAACGCGACGGAAGTCGACGTCGACTGCCTGTGCGACGGCAAGGATGTCTTCGTCTCGGGCATCATGGAGCACATCGAGGAAGCCGGCATCCACTCGGGCGACAGCGCCTGCTCGCTGCCGGTGCACACGCTCGACAAGGACATGGTCGACGAACTCGAACGCCAGACGGCAGCCCTTGCCAAGGCGCTCAATGTCGGCGGCCTGATGAACGTGCAGTTCGCGATCAAGGACGGCACGATCTACGTGCTCGAAGTCAACCCGCGCGCTTCGCGCACCGTACCCTTCGTCGCCAAGACGATCGGTGCGCCGATCGCGAAGATCGCGGCCCGCGTCATGACCGGCGAAGCGCTCGATGTCGCGATCGCCGCCTATGGCGAAAAGCCGGATCCGCGCAACCTCAAGCACATCGCGGTCAAGGAAGCAGTCTTCCCGTTCGCACGTTTCCCCGGCGTCGATACGCTGCTTGGCCCGGAAATGCGCTCGACCGGCGAAGTCATCGGTCTCGACACCGACTATGCACTGGCCTTTGCCAAGTCGCAGCTCGGCGCCGGCGTCGACCTGCCGCGCGATGGAACAGTGTTCGTTTCGGTGCGCGACGAGGACAAGACCCGGGTGTTGCCGGCAATCCGCATCCTCGTCGACATCGGCTTCAAGGTCATGGCGACCAGCGGCACGGCTCGATTCCTCGGTGAACACGGCATTGCCGCCACCAAGATCAACAAGGTTCAGGAAGGTCGTCCGCACGTCGAGGATGCGATCCGCAACCGTCACGTTCAGCTCGTCATCAACACGACGGACGGCAACAAGGCGATCTCGGACTCCAAGTCGCTGCGCCGCGCCACGCTGATGCAAAAGGTGCCCTACTACACCACCATGTCCGGTGCTGAAGCGGCTGCGCACGCAATCAAGGCTCTGAAGGCAGGCAGCCTCGAAGTGCGCCCGCTGCAGAGCTACTTCAAGGCCTAA
- a CDS encoding zinc-dependent alcohol dehydrogenase family protein, with protein sequence MKALRLKGIGQLRVAEVPKPLPGPDDLLVRVEACGICGTDRHLLHGEFPSTPPVTLGHEFCGIVEAVGSRVSDIAIGARITGDPNIACGTCPQCTAGRINLCRNLRAIGIHRDGGFAEYVVMPRKQAHDIPLSLAPVHGAFCEPLACCLHGVDMAGIRAGSSVVVLGGGVIGLLVVQLVRLAGATTVILSTRQAAKRRLAEEVGATATVDPSSTDIIEQIAGDTGLVPGGVDVVIECAGVAETVMQSTRLARSGGTVVILGVMPKGETVEIEPFDILFRELRVLGSFINPFVHRRAADLVASGAIEIDKLISRRVTLGEAANVIAHPPAAGEVKVLVIPGRP encoded by the coding sequence ATGAAGGCATTGCGGCTCAAAGGTATCGGTCAGCTGCGGGTCGCAGAAGTGCCAAAGCCCCTACCCGGCCCGGACGATCTGCTGGTGCGGGTCGAAGCCTGCGGCATCTGCGGCACGGACCGGCATCTGCTGCACGGCGAATTCCCCTCGACCCCGCCGGTGACGCTCGGCCACGAATTCTGCGGCATCGTCGAGGCGGTGGGAAGCAGGGTCTCCGATATCGCAATCGGCGCGAGAATCACCGGCGACCCCAACATCGCTTGCGGTACCTGTCCGCAATGTACCGCCGGGCGCATCAATCTCTGCCGCAATCTCCGGGCGATCGGCATCCATCGTGACGGTGGTTTTGCCGAGTACGTGGTTATGCCCCGCAAGCAGGCCCATGACATACCACTGAGCCTCGCCCCCGTTCATGGCGCCTTCTGCGAGCCGCTCGCCTGCTGCCTGCATGGCGTGGATATGGCGGGCATTCGCGCCGGCTCCTCCGTCGTCGTCCTTGGCGGCGGTGTGATCGGCCTACTGGTCGTGCAGCTCGTCCGCCTCGCCGGCGCAACGACGGTCATTCTTTCCACACGACAGGCGGCAAAGCGCCGCCTTGCCGAAGAGGTCGGCGCAACGGCGACGGTCGATCCTTCCTCTACCGATATCATCGAACAGATCGCCGGTGACACCGGGCTCGTTCCCGGCGGGGTCGATGTCGTCATCGAATGCGCCGGCGTTGCCGAAACCGTCATGCAGTCGACTCGCCTTGCCAGGTCCGGTGGCACCGTCGTGATCCTCGGCGTCATGCCGAAGGGCGAGACCGTGGAAATCGAACCGTTCGACATTCTCTTTCGCGAACTGCGGGTGCTCGGATCCTTCATCAACCCCTTCGTCCACCGCCGTGCAGCAGACCTCGTCGCCTCAGGCGCCATCGAGATCGACAAGCTGATTTCGCGGCGGGTGACGCTCGGCGAAGCAGCCAACGTCATTGCGCATCCGCCGGCGGCCGGAGAGGTCAAGGTTCTCGTCATCCCCGGCCGCCCCTGA
- a CDS encoding neutral zinc metallopeptidase — MEWKGRRQSDNIEDQRGASPGGGNPFGRGGGFRMPGGGGGMRRAGGGMSFGTIIFLVVLYFILKAMGIDMLQVLEGGGGQVQMPGFEQSDGSPAPRGSAQEEEMKQFMATVLAETEDTWNGIFQANGQQYEEPKMVLFRGQVRSACGFASAASGPFYCPGDRKVYLDMSFFDELAQKFDAAGDFAQAYVVAHEVGHHVQNLIGVLPKFNQMRQSMSETEANQMSVRVELQADCFAGVWGKYTQQKGLLEQGDLEEALNAATQIGDDTLQKRMQGYVVPESFNHGTSEQRMRWFKRGFDSGKMTACDTFSGAA, encoded by the coding sequence ATGGAATGGAAGGGCCGCCGCCAATCCGACAATATCGAAGACCAGCGCGGCGCGAGCCCCGGTGGCGGCAACCCGTTTGGGCGCGGGGGCGGTTTTCGCATGCCAGGCGGTGGCGGCGGCATGCGGCGCGCCGGAGGCGGTATGAGCTTCGGTACGATTATCTTCCTCGTCGTGCTCTATTTCATCCTCAAGGCCATGGGCATCGACATGCTGCAGGTGCTGGAAGGCGGCGGCGGCCAGGTGCAGATGCCGGGCTTCGAGCAGAGCGATGGTTCGCCGGCACCGCGCGGATCCGCCCAGGAAGAGGAAATGAAGCAGTTCATGGCGACGGTGCTCGCCGAGACTGAAGACACCTGGAACGGCATTTTCCAGGCAAACGGCCAGCAGTATGAAGAGCCGAAGATGGTGCTTTTCCGTGGCCAGGTGCGTTCCGCCTGCGGCTTTGCTTCGGCTGCCTCCGGGCCGTTCTATTGCCCGGGCGACCGCAAGGTCTATCTTGACATGAGCTTCTTCGACGAACTCGCGCAGAAGTTCGATGCGGCCGGCGATTTCGCCCAGGCCTATGTCGTCGCGCATGAGGTCGGCCATCATGTCCAGAACCTGATCGGCGTTCTGCCGAAGTTCAACCAGATGCGCCAGTCGATGAGCGAGACCGAAGCCAACCAGATGTCGGTGCGCGTCGAACTGCAGGCCGATTGCTTCGCCGGTGTCTGGGGCAAGTATACCCAGCAGAAGGGCCTGCTCGAACAGGGCGACCTTGAAGAGGCGCTGAACGCGGCCACCCAGATCGGCGATGATACGCTGCAGAAGCGCATGCAGGGCTATGTCGTTCCCGAGAGCTTCAATCACGGGACCTCCGAGCAGCGCATGCGCTGGTTCAAGCGCGGCTTCGACAGCGGCAAGATGACGGCCTGTGATACTTTCTCGGGCGCGGCCTGA
- a CDS encoding aldo/keto reductase, with amino-acid sequence MDYVSLGKSGPSVSALGLGCMGMSGMYGPADRAESIATIHAALEAGITLLDTGDFYGMGHNEMLIGEALKGGRRDRALLSVKFGALRDAAGNWLGYDCRPKAVRNFLAYTLQRLGVDHIDIYRPARLDPDVPIEDTIGAIADLVKAGYVRHVGLSEVGSETIRRAAAVHPIVDLQIEYSLISRGIEDEILPTCRELGIGITAYGVLSRGLISGHWQKGAAGKGDFRAMSPRFQEGNIDRNLALVEALRRIAEGKGVSVAQIAIAWVAAKGKDIVPLVGARRRDRLAEALSSRDVHLSADDLAVIEQSVPKNAAAGARYPEAQLAHMDSER; translated from the coding sequence ATGGATTACGTTTCACTCGGAAAGTCCGGTCCCTCGGTTTCGGCGCTCGGCCTCGGTTGCATGGGCATGTCCGGCATGTACGGCCCTGCGGACCGGGCCGAAAGCATCGCCACGATCCATGCAGCGCTGGAAGCCGGCATCACGCTGCTCGACACCGGCGATTTCTACGGCATGGGTCACAACGAGATGCTGATCGGCGAAGCGTTGAAGGGCGGAAGGCGCGACAGGGCGCTGCTGAGCGTGAAGTTCGGCGCCCTGCGCGATGCCGCCGGCAACTGGTTGGGCTACGATTGCCGGCCCAAGGCCGTTCGCAATTTTCTCGCCTACACGCTGCAGAGGCTCGGCGTCGACCATATCGACATCTATCGTCCCGCCCGGCTCGACCCGGATGTGCCGATCGAGGACACCATTGGCGCAATTGCCGATCTGGTGAAGGCGGGTTACGTCAGGCATGTCGGCCTCTCGGAAGTCGGATCAGAAACCATCCGGCGTGCGGCGGCCGTGCATCCGATCGTCGACCTGCAGATCGAGTATTCGCTGATTTCGCGCGGCATCGAGGATGAGATCCTGCCGACCTGCCGCGAACTCGGTATCGGCATCACCGCCTACGGCGTCCTTTCACGCGGGCTGATCAGCGGCCATTGGCAGAAAGGCGCGGCCGGCAAGGGCGATTTCCGCGCCATGAGCCCGCGGTTTCAGGAAGGCAACATCGATCGAAACCTCGCCCTCGTCGAGGCTTTGAGACGAATCGCCGAAGGCAAGGGCGTGTCGGTGGCACAGATCGCGATCGCTTGGGTTGCGGCCAAGGGCAAGGACATCGTACCGCTCGTCGGCGCGCGGCGGCGCGATCGACTGGCAGAGGCCCTGTCGTCGCGCGACGTCCATCTCAGCGCAGACGATCTGGCGGTGATCGAACAGTCAGTGCCGAAGAATGCGGCAGCCGGCGCGCGGTATCCAGAAGCCCAGCTCGCCCACATGGATAGCGAGCGCTAA
- a CDS encoding LysR family transcriptional regulator has product MDDLPLADLDAFTAVAAARSFRAAAKKRGVSASALSEALRRLEAKLQVRLLNRTTRSVTLTEAGTRLLDRLTPALGEIAGALDQVNEMRDSPAGTLKLNVPTIVAREILPPIIGRFLREHPAISLEVTAEDGFVDVLAAGFDAGVRYEERVERDMIAIPIGPSRQRYVTAAAPDYLERRGVPGHPRDLLEHACIRHRFASGFSLPWEFGEGEAALTIAPPAVVTANTIDLELGAAIDGLGVIRTFEEFIAPAVAAGRLVLILEAWTTSFSGPLLYYASRKHMPAALRAFVDFLKREQRRDHR; this is encoded by the coding sequence ATGGACGACTTGCCGCTTGCTGATCTCGATGCCTTCACCGCAGTGGCCGCGGCGCGGAGCTTCCGCGCGGCTGCGAAGAAGCGCGGCGTTTCCGCGTCGGCGCTGAGCGAGGCGCTCCGCCGCCTTGAAGCGAAGCTGCAGGTGCGCCTGCTCAACCGCACGACCCGCAGCGTCACCCTGACGGAGGCGGGCACGCGGCTGCTCGATCGGCTGACGCCGGCCCTCGGCGAGATCGCCGGTGCGCTCGATCAGGTCAACGAGATGCGCGACAGTCCGGCGGGAACGCTAAAACTGAACGTTCCGACCATCGTCGCGCGCGAAATTCTACCACCGATCATCGGCCGGTTCTTGCGCGAGCACCCGGCAATTTCCCTGGAGGTGACGGCGGAGGACGGTTTCGTCGATGTCCTCGCTGCCGGTTTCGATGCGGGCGTCCGCTACGAGGAACGCGTCGAGCGCGACATGATCGCGATCCCGATCGGGCCGAGCCGCCAGCGTTATGTCACAGCCGCGGCGCCGGATTATCTCGAAAGGCGCGGCGTGCCCGGCCATCCGCGCGACCTGCTTGAACACGCCTGCATTCGCCACCGCTTCGCCAGCGGCTTCTCGCTTCCCTGGGAGTTCGGCGAGGGCGAGGCGGCGCTGACGATCGCGCCGCCAGCCGTCGTCACCGCCAACACGATCGATCTCGAACTCGGGGCGGCCATCGACGGCCTTGGCGTGATCCGGACCTTCGAGGAATTCATCGCGCCCGCGGTCGCCGCAGGGCGTCTGGTGCTCATCCTTGAGGCGTGGACGACGAGCTTCTCCGGTCCGCTTCTCTATTATGCAAGCCGCAAGCATATGC